From Nicotiana tabacum cultivar K326 chromosome 22, ASM71507v2, whole genome shotgun sequence, one genomic window encodes:
- the LOC107783642 gene encoding uncharacterized protein At5g01610-like: MPMSLTSILCFLYLLFSATAASRNEKPSAYEDLQRYDFPMGILPKGVKDYELNTKTGEFSAYLNSTCSFRLENSYQLNYKPVIKGVISKGRLTKLSGVSVKVVLLWLNIVEVRRKGENLAFSVGLTSANFPIDNFEECPQCGCGLDCVDKEESKVRQKLFVSSS, from the coding sequence ATGCCAATGTCTTTAACAAGCATTCTCTGCTTCCTCTATCTCTTATTTTCAGCTACAGCAGCTTCAAGAAATGAGAAGCCATCAGCCTATGAAGACCTACAGCGTTATGACTTCCCAATGGGCATTCTTCCAAAAGGGGTAAAAGACTATGAATTAAACACCAAAACAGGTGAATTTTCAGCTTATCTTAATTCTACATGCAGCTTCAGATTGGAAAACTCGTATCAGCTAAATTACAAGCCTGTTATAAAGGGTGTTATATCAAAAGGCAGGCTTACAAAACTGAGTGGTGTAAGTGTTAAAGTGGTGTTGCTATGGCTTAATATTGTTGAAGTTAGGCGTAAAGGTGAGAATCTTGCGTTCTCAGTTGGGCTTACATCGGCGAATTTTCCGATTGACAACTTTGAGGAATGCCCACAGTGTGGATGTGGATTGGATTGTGTTGATAAAGAGGAGAGTAAGGTTAGGCAGAAGCTTTTTGTGTCATCTTCCTAG